The following proteins are co-located in the Paenibacillus sp. FSL H8-0079 genome:
- the rbfA gene encoding 30S ribosome-binding factor RbfA, whose amino-acid sequence MAKIRTGRVGEQIKKEISLLIQSELKDPRIGFITVTGVEVTGDLSQAKVYLSVFGEQEQKDNTLKALAKANGFLRSELGKRIRFRHVPELIFKIDESIAYGSRIEKLLGDIGSDKNESQ is encoded by the coding sequence ATGGCTAAGATTCGTACAGGTAGAGTGGGCGAGCAGATCAAGAAAGAAATAAGTCTGCTCATCCAGTCTGAACTGAAAGATCCACGTATCGGCTTTATTACGGTAACGGGAGTCGAAGTGACAGGAGACTTGTCGCAAGCCAAAGTTTATCTGAGTGTCTTCGGTGAACAGGAACAAAAAGATAACACGCTCAAAGCTCTGGCAAAAGCAAATGGATTTTTGCGTTCCGAGCTGGGCAAACGTATCCGTTTCCGGCATGTTCCCGAGTTGATATTCAAGATTGACGAATCCATCGCTTATGGTAGCCGAATTGAGAAGCTGCTTGGCGATATTGGTTCCGACAAGAACGAATCCCAGTAA
- the infB gene encoding translation initiation factor IF-2 yields MSKQENKDKLRVYEYAKSLNMSSKEIITILKKLEIPVNNHMSVMENGSVGKVEQFFKDIKSTAASKQGNDAKPVATSAVRSDKPVDSNKPAGGVNTPKSSNPSGSPVQTKIQQEKQVGMNNRPNSNNNNGTQRPSGQDSRNRTNSSQGSSQGGQSTNRPRPAQGGQSSTASRPQGSGQRPNNSGGGQVRTSGPNSGGNTGTAGNRSGGQGQSQGQGQRRSGPGGTTGSNNNNNSGNRSNSGGGGRRYDDNRGGNFRGNRGGKNNRNRNQQQYQQREKIDNTPKKIIVRGDMTVGETAKLLHKDASEVIKKLIAMGVMATINQELDIETILLLSGEFGVEVEVKIVLEDDRFETLEENDDAADLQARPPVVTIMGHVDHGKTTLLDAIRSTNVTGGEAGGITQHIGAYQVEINSKKITFLDTPGHEAFTAMRARGAQVTDMTIIVVAADDGVMPQTIEAINHAKAAGLPIIVAVNKIDKPGADPDKVKQELTNYELVPEEWGGDTIFVNVSAKQRMGLEGLLEMILLVAEVNEYKANPDKRARGTVIEAELDKGRGPVARILVQHGTLKVGDAFVAGNCFGRVRAMVNDKGRRLKEAGPSTPVEITGLTEVPGAGDPFMVFEDERKARSIADKRAITQRESDLGTHTRVTLDDLFQHIKDGEIKDLNVIIKGDVQGSVEALKGSLAKIEVEGVRVKIIHSGAGAITESDIILAAASNAIVIGFNVRPDNQAKATADQEQVDIRLHRVIYSVIEEIEQAMKGMLDPIFKEKVIGHAEVRSTFSISKVGTIAGCMVTSGKITRSAEARLIRDGIVLYEGKLDSLKRYKDDAKEVAQGYECGITLDKYNDLKEGDVIEAFIMETVQR; encoded by the coding sequence TTGAGTAAACAAGAAAACAAGGATAAATTGCGAGTTTATGAATATGCGAAGTCCCTTAATATGAGTAGTAAAGAAATTATAACCATTCTTAAAAAGCTGGAAATTCCCGTAAACAATCATATGAGTGTCATGGAGAATGGTTCAGTCGGTAAGGTGGAACAATTTTTTAAAGATATAAAATCCACTGCTGCTTCGAAACAAGGCAACGATGCAAAACCAGTTGCTACTTCGGCAGTACGCAGTGACAAACCAGTGGACAGCAACAAGCCGGCCGGCGGAGTGAACACGCCGAAGAGCAGTAACCCATCCGGTAGTCCCGTACAAACAAAAATACAACAGGAAAAGCAGGTAGGTATGAACAATAGACCAAATTCCAACAATAACAATGGCACCCAAAGACCCAGCGGCCAAGACAGCCGCAACAGAACGAACTCTTCCCAAGGCTCAAGCCAAGGAGGACAATCAACTAACCGTCCAAGACCAGCTCAAGGTGGACAAAGCAGTACTGCATCCCGTCCGCAAGGATCGGGTCAACGTCCGAATAACAGCGGTGGCGGTCAAGTAAGAACTTCAGGACCTAACAGTGGTGGTAATACAGGTACTGCTGGCAACCGTAGCGGTGGCCAAGGTCAGAGCCAAGGACAAGGCCAACGTAGAAGCGGCCCAGGTGGTACTACTGGCAGCAACAACAACAACAATAGTGGTAACCGTTCGAACAGCGGTGGCGGTGGACGTCGTTATGATGACAACCGTGGCGGCAACTTCCGTGGTAACCGTGGTGGCAAGAACAACCGCAACAGAAATCAACAACAGTACCAACAACGTGAGAAAATTGATAACACACCTAAGAAAATCATCGTTCGTGGTGATATGACCGTTGGTGAAACAGCGAAGTTGCTCCATAAGGATGCTTCCGAAGTTATCAAAAAACTCATCGCTATGGGCGTTATGGCAACAATCAACCAAGAACTTGATATCGAAACGATCCTTTTGCTTTCAGGTGAATTCGGTGTTGAGGTTGAAGTGAAGATTGTGCTTGAAGATGACCGTTTCGAAACACTGGAAGAAAATGATGATGCTGCTGACTTGCAGGCTCGTCCACCAGTAGTTACAATCATGGGTCACGTTGACCATGGTAAAACAACTTTGCTTGATGCCATTCGTTCCACGAATGTAACAGGCGGCGAAGCAGGCGGAATCACGCAACATATCGGTGCATACCAAGTCGAAATCAACAGCAAAAAGATCACGTTCTTGGATACTCCGGGTCACGAAGCGTTTACAGCGATGCGTGCACGTGGTGCACAGGTTACGGATATGACGATTATTGTTGTAGCAGCAGATGACGGCGTTATGCCACAAACCATTGAGGCCATTAACCATGCTAAAGCAGCTGGGCTTCCAATTATCGTTGCTGTCAATAAAATCGACAAACCGGGCGCTGATCCGGATAAAGTAAAACAAGAATTAACTAACTATGAACTCGTTCCTGAAGAGTGGGGCGGAGATACCATTTTTGTTAACGTGTCAGCGAAACAAAGAATGGGTCTGGAAGGTCTGCTTGAAATGATTCTGCTCGTTGCAGAAGTGAACGAATACAAAGCGAACCCGGACAAACGTGCCCGTGGTACGGTGATTGAAGCCGAGCTGGATAAAGGACGTGGCCCAGTTGCCCGTATTCTCGTACAGCACGGTACATTGAAAGTCGGAGATGCTTTCGTAGCAGGTAACTGCTTCGGTCGTGTTCGTGCAATGGTCAATGACAAAGGTCGCCGTTTGAAAGAAGCTGGACCTTCAACACCTGTAGAAATCACAGGTCTGACTGAAGTTCCAGGTGCGGGAGATCCATTCATGGTGTTTGAAGATGAGCGCAAAGCGCGTTCCATCGCTGACAAACGTGCGATTACACAACGTGAATCCGATCTGGGTACACATACTCGCGTAACGTTGGATGATCTGTTCCAGCACATCAAAGATGGCGAGATCAAAGATCTGAACGTAATCATCAAAGGTGACGTACAAGGTTCGGTTGAAGCATTGAAAGGTTCCCTTGCGAAGATCGAAGTTGAAGGTGTACGCGTGAAAATCATTCATAGCGGCGCTGGTGCAATCACTGAGTCCGACATCATTTTGGCTGCAGCATCCAATGCCATCGTAATTGGTTTCAACGTTCGTCCTGATAACCAGGCGAAAGCAACTGCAGATCAAGAGCAAGTAGACATTCGTCTGCATCGCGTAATCTACAGTGTTATCGAAGAAATTGAACAAGCGATGAAAGGAATGCTTGATCCGATCTTCAAAGAAAAAGTTATCGGTCATGCTGAAGTTCGTAGCACGTTCTCCATCAGTAAAGTGGGTACCATCGCTGGTTGTATGGTTACCTCGGGTAAAATTACGCGTTCTGCGGAAGCACGCCTGATTCGTGATGGCATCGTCCTTTACGAAGGTAAGTTGGATTCCCTGAAACGCTATAAAGATGATGCCAAAGAAGTAGCCCAAGGCTACGAGTGCGGTATCACACTGGATAAATACAATGATCTCAAAGAGGGCGACGTTATCGAAGCCTTCATTATGGAGACAGTACAACGATAA
- the rimP gene encoding ribosome maturation factor RimP: protein MSTTNIKSTVEEMIQPYLNEQGFELVDIEYVKEGSNWFLRVYVDKEGGIDIDDCVLISEKLSAKLDENDPIPTIYFLEVSSPGAERPLKKPEDVTKAVGKNVFVTTYEPVNGLKEFEGKLLSFDDGELLIEAGKKQHAISYDKVASARLAILF from the coding sequence TTGAGCACAACGAACATTAAATCTACCGTGGAAGAAATGATCCAACCCTACTTGAACGAACAAGGCTTCGAGCTGGTTGACATCGAATACGTCAAAGAAGGCAGCAACTGGTTTTTACGGGTGTATGTCGACAAAGAGGGTGGCATCGACATCGACGATTGCGTCTTGATCAGCGAAAAGCTGAGCGCCAAGCTGGATGAGAACGATCCGATTCCAACCATCTATTTCCTTGAAGTGTCTTCTCCCGGTGCGGAGCGTCCACTGAAAAAACCTGAGGACGTTACCAAAGCTGTAGGCAAAAATGTTTTTGTAACAACCTACGAACCGGTGAACGGATTGAAGGAATTTGAAGGCAAGCTGTTATCCTTTGATGACGGAGAACTCCTGATCGAAGCAGGGAAGAAACAGCATGCTATTTCTTATGATAAGGTTGCCAGTGCGCGCCTAGCTATTTTGTTTTAA
- a CDS encoding PolC-type DNA polymerase III, whose product MSGFEEKRKRFELLMKQAELPAGLLEPYFLDGWIEQVETNRSNREWNILIAKDTLVPAPIYRTFCLHIQEKMNHIAKISFGFKYTDKVQSGDIVSEYWNLFLEWVTREIPSVNGWMNRTTFECEADLLQLTMSDATSMELARKKQIDQAITTFYDKYFHLPLRIKMQVGEVANNKEAMEQFQAKKRVEELEVIEKMMSEVDTEIPVDEEQGDVRLQMGYDIKEPAVPMQEIQDEEKKVTLQGSVFGLDRKELRNGNTLFTFYLTDFTDSMQMKMFAKTKEDVKILSLLANGKWVKVRGRVEYDRFMQIPELAMIPSDLIEVKAPPSRKDNAPEKRVEFHLHSTMSTMDAVTSIDKYVKMAAEWGHKAIAVSDHGGVQVYPEASKAAKKNGIKMIYGLEANVVNDSVAVVMAPQPLDLQTATYIVFDIETTGLSVTQNKIIEIAAVKMQDGKEIDRYATFVNPHERIPYNIQQLTNINDDMVKDAPELEPVIRDFVQFAGDGVLVAHNARFDMGFIQASLKQIGMPELPNPVLDTLELARLLFPKNKNHRLNTMADKYKVGLESHHRAIDDTVALAGILIGLLNDAAQMKGLTRLDRLNDYVGVDLSNTRPFHCGIYALNEVGKKNLYKLVSLSHTEHFKRVPCIPKSKLINLREGLVIISGCEKGEFFEAVLNKSLEEAEEIAEFYDILEIQPLTMYMHLVDKGLVATPEEIKTAIRKVIDIGAKFNKPVIATGNVHYLEPRDKLYRDITIHGITGFSPLKDQRKPDAHFRTTEEMLEEFKFLGQDKAYEVVVTNTIELSDRFEEIKLFPDKLFTPILEGADDEIRNTCYDTAKSIYGEELPEVIVARLEKELIPIIKYGFSANYLISERLVKKSNQDGYLVGSRGSVGSSVVATFLGISEVNPLPAHYICVNSECKHSEWFLDGSVRSGFDLPEKECPDCGKKLKGEGQDIPFETFLGFKGDKVPDIDLNFSGDYQPHAHNYTKVLFSEKSVFRAGTIGTVAEKTAFGFAKKYEEQHQKKWRGAELNRLASGCTGVKRSTGQHPGGIVVVPDYIEVEDVTPVQFPADDVNAEWKTTHFDYHAFEENLLKLDILGHDDPTMMRMLQDLTGVDPTSIPMNDPKVMSMFNSTEALGVTPEQIRSPVATFGVPEMGTKFVRQMLVESQPTSFADLLQISGLSHGTGVWLGNAQDLIKNGTCNIKTVIGCRDDIMLFLIYKTGMDASLAFKITESVRKGRGLPQEWIDEMKNCKVPQWYIDSCLKIQYMFPKAHAAAYVISAVRTAFFKLYHPIEYYATYFTVRADEIDIELMCQGYDAIYRKITEIEQLGFQAPPKEKNMLPVLEMGLEMAARGFSLKPIDLYRSEATKFIVDGKTLIPPFSALAGIGDNAARNIAAARDHGEFLSVEDFQQKSKASKTIVELLSNMGCFRGLPESNQLSLF is encoded by the coding sequence ATGAGCGGATTCGAGGAGAAGAGAAAACGATTTGAGTTGTTGATGAAACAGGCGGAGCTGCCGGCTGGTCTGTTAGAGCCCTATTTTTTGGATGGATGGATTGAACAAGTAGAGACCAACCGAAGTAATCGGGAATGGAATATTCTGATTGCAAAGGATACGTTGGTACCCGCTCCGATCTATCGCACTTTTTGCCTGCATATTCAGGAGAAGATGAATCATATTGCCAAAATTTCATTTGGTTTCAAATATACGGACAAGGTACAGAGTGGTGATATCGTCAGTGAATATTGGAATCTGTTTCTGGAGTGGGTTACACGTGAGATTCCATCTGTGAATGGTTGGATGAACCGGACTACGTTTGAATGTGAAGCGGATCTTTTGCAACTGACGATGAGTGACGCAACGTCGATGGAATTGGCTCGCAAGAAACAGATTGATCAGGCGATCACGACGTTCTATGACAAGTATTTTCATCTACCTCTTCGCATCAAGATGCAAGTGGGCGAAGTGGCCAACAATAAAGAGGCGATGGAGCAGTTCCAGGCCAAAAAACGTGTTGAGGAACTTGAAGTCATCGAGAAGATGATGAGTGAAGTAGACACAGAAATCCCGGTGGATGAGGAACAAGGCGATGTGCGTTTGCAAATGGGCTATGATATTAAAGAGCCAGCAGTGCCTATGCAGGAAATCCAGGATGAAGAGAAAAAGGTCACGCTTCAAGGTTCGGTGTTTGGTCTGGATCGTAAAGAACTGCGAAACGGAAATACGTTGTTTACATTCTATCTGACCGACTTCACGGACTCCATGCAAATGAAGATGTTTGCCAAAACAAAAGAGGATGTTAAAATTCTCAGTTTGCTGGCTAACGGTAAATGGGTAAAAGTGCGTGGTCGTGTAGAGTATGACCGGTTTATGCAAATTCCTGAACTGGCCATGATTCCTTCAGATTTGATTGAAGTCAAAGCACCGCCATCTCGCAAAGATAATGCACCAGAGAAACGGGTGGAGTTCCATTTGCACTCTACGATGAGTACAATGGATGCTGTAACTTCGATCGACAAATACGTTAAAATGGCGGCAGAGTGGGGACATAAGGCGATTGCGGTCAGTGATCATGGTGGTGTACAAGTATATCCCGAGGCTTCCAAGGCTGCTAAGAAAAACGGAATTAAAATGATCTACGGCCTAGAGGCTAATGTAGTGAATGACTCTGTTGCGGTCGTCATGGCTCCACAGCCATTGGATCTCCAAACAGCGACATACATTGTATTTGATATCGAGACCACGGGTCTTTCGGTTACGCAGAACAAAATTATTGAGATTGCCGCTGTGAAGATGCAAGATGGTAAAGAAATTGACCGGTATGCGACGTTTGTAAATCCGCATGAACGCATTCCCTACAACATTCAGCAATTGACTAATATTAATGATGACATGGTAAAAGACGCACCTGAGCTGGAGCCTGTTATCCGTGATTTCGTGCAGTTTGCTGGAGATGGTGTACTTGTTGCGCATAATGCACGTTTTGATATGGGCTTTATTCAGGCTTCCCTGAAACAAATTGGAATGCCAGAGCTTCCTAACCCTGTTCTTGACACGTTGGAACTGGCGCGATTGTTATTCCCAAAAAATAAGAACCACCGTCTGAATACGATGGCGGATAAATATAAGGTTGGACTGGAAAGCCATCACCGGGCTATTGACGATACAGTTGCGCTCGCGGGTATACTGATCGGATTATTAAATGATGCTGCCCAGATGAAAGGGTTGACGAGGCTCGATCGCCTGAACGATTATGTAGGTGTCGACTTGTCGAATACAAGACCTTTCCATTGCGGAATCTATGCACTGAATGAAGTCGGTAAGAAAAACCTATATAAATTGGTATCTCTCTCTCATACGGAACATTTCAAGCGGGTACCGTGCATTCCCAAATCGAAACTGATCAATTTGCGTGAAGGCCTCGTTATTATATCGGGCTGTGAAAAAGGTGAATTCTTTGAAGCGGTGCTTAACAAATCGCTCGAAGAAGCGGAAGAGATCGCCGAGTTCTATGACATACTGGAGATCCAACCACTTACAATGTATATGCACTTGGTAGATAAAGGCTTGGTGGCTACTCCTGAAGAAATCAAAACAGCGATCCGTAAAGTCATTGATATAGGCGCAAAATTTAATAAACCAGTCATAGCCACAGGTAACGTGCACTATTTGGAACCGCGTGACAAGTTATATCGGGATATCACCATTCACGGAATTACAGGTTTTAGTCCACTCAAAGATCAACGTAAACCGGATGCACATTTCAGAACGACAGAGGAAATGCTTGAAGAGTTCAAGTTCCTCGGCCAAGACAAAGCTTATGAGGTTGTCGTTACCAATACAATTGAATTGTCTGACCGATTTGAGGAAATTAAGCTCTTCCCGGACAAACTGTTTACTCCGATTCTGGAAGGTGCGGACGATGAAATCCGTAATACCTGCTATGACACTGCCAAGTCCATCTATGGCGAAGAATTACCGGAAGTCATCGTGGCACGGCTGGAGAAAGAACTGATTCCAATTATTAAATACGGGTTCTCTGCCAACTATCTAATCTCGGAACGATTGGTTAAAAAATCGAATCAGGATGGTTATCTCGTAGGTTCGCGGGGATCGGTTGGTTCCTCTGTCGTTGCTACATTCCTGGGTATATCCGAAGTTAATCCATTGCCTGCTCATTATATATGTGTGAATTCGGAATGCAAACACAGCGAATGGTTCCTGGATGGTAGTGTTCGGAGTGGATTTGACCTTCCCGAGAAAGAATGTCCGGATTGTGGTAAGAAACTTAAAGGAGAAGGCCAGGACATCCCGTTTGAGACCTTCCTTGGGTTTAAAGGAGATAAAGTTCCCGATATTGACTTGAACTTCTCTGGTGATTATCAGCCTCACGCACATAACTACACGAAAGTGCTATTTAGTGAGAAAAGTGTTTTCCGTGCGGGGACCATTGGTACGGTGGCTGAGAAAACAGCATTTGGTTTTGCCAAGAAGTATGAGGAACAGCATCAGAAGAAATGGCGTGGAGCTGAATTGAATCGTTTGGCCTCTGGTTGTACTGGGGTGAAACGGAGTACTGGACAGCATCCCGGCGGTATTGTCGTAGTACCTGATTATATCGAGGTCGAAGACGTTACACCTGTTCAGTTTCCGGCTGACGACGTTAATGCGGAGTGGAAAACGACACACTTTGATTATCATGCTTTTGAAGAAAACTTGCTGAAACTTGATATTCTGGGGCACGATGATCCAACTATGATGCGGATGTTGCAGGATTTGACAGGGGTCGATCCGACGTCCATTCCGATGAATGATCCCAAAGTCATGAGCATGTTTAACTCAACCGAAGCTTTGGGCGTTACACCGGAACAGATTCGGTCACCAGTAGCAACGTTTGGCGTGCCGGAGATGGGGACGAAGTTCGTACGTCAGATGCTTGTCGAATCTCAGCCGACATCTTTTGCCGATTTACTGCAAATTTCCGGTTTGTCCCATGGTACAGGGGTATGGCTTGGAAACGCTCAGGATCTGATTAAGAACGGAACGTGCAACATTAAGACGGTAATCGGTTGTCGGGATGACATCATGTTGTTCCTGATCTATAAAACGGGAATGGATGCAAGTCTGGCCTTTAAGATTACCGAGAGTGTTCGTAAGGGACGTGGTCTGCCACAGGAATGGATTGACGAGATGAAGAATTGCAAAGTGCCTCAATGGTACATTGATTCTTGTCTCAAAATCCAGTACATGTTTCCGAAGGCTCACGCGGCCGCTTATGTTATTTCGGCAGTACGTACGGCATTCTTCAAGCTATATCATCCGATTGAATATTACGCAACCTACTTTACCGTTCGGGCGGATGAGATCGATATTGAACTGATGTGTCAGGGATATGACGCAATCTATCGGAAAATTACGGAGATCGAGCAATTAGGTTTCCAGGCACCACCGAAAGAGAAAAACATGCTGCCTGTCCTTGAAATGGGTCTAGAAATGGCAGCACGCGGATTCTCGTTGAAACCTATTGATTTATACCGTTCGGAAGCGACGAAGTTCATCGTTGACGGAAAAACACTAATCCCTCCATTTTCAGCTTTGGCAGGAATCGGGGATAATGCAGCTCGCAATATCGCTGCGGCAAGAGATCATGGTGAATTCCTGTCGGTGGAAGATTTCCAACAGAAATCGAAAGCGAGTAAGACGATTGTTGAACTCCTGTCGAATATGGGATGTTTCCGTGGCTTGCCAGAGAGCAATCAGCTTTCCCTGTTCTAG
- a CDS encoding YlxR family protein, with amino-acid sequence MKPKKVPLRKCVACQEMMPKKQLIRIVKTPEDEVLIDLTGKKSGRGAYLCGKESCFKLALKNRALDRALKGKVSPEIYEQLAADFIAVEDEFKAAQEREHD; translated from the coding sequence ATGAAACCAAAAAAAGTGCCGCTGCGCAAATGTGTGGCATGCCAAGAAATGATGCCCAAAAAGCAGCTGATCCGCATCGTTAAAACGCCAGAGGATGAAGTGCTGATCGATTTGACTGGCAAAAAATCCGGACGTGGTGCCTATTTATGCGGCAAAGAGTCCTGTTTTAAGCTCGCACTCAAAAACCGGGCTTTGGATCGGGCGTTAAAAGGCAAAGTTTCACCTGAAATTTACGAGCAATTAGCAGCTGACTTCATCGCGGTTGAAGATGAATTCAAAGCAGCACAGGAGCGTGAACATGACTAA
- the nusA gene encoding transcription termination factor NusA gives MSMDFIEAMNELEREKGISKDVLFEAIEAALISSYKRNFNTAQNVRVDMNRNTGVIRVYARKLIVEEVLDSRTEISLPAAREINPHFQLEDIAEIEVTPRDFGRIAAQTAKQVVTQRIREAERGLIYNAFVDKEEDIVTGVVQRQDLRNIYIDLGKIEAALPLTELMPNEKFVHGDRIKAYITKVENTTKGPQIILSRTHPGLLKRLFELEVPEIFDGVVEIRSVAREAGFRSKIAVHSRNEEVDPVGSCVGPKGMRVQTIVGELRGEKIDIVRFSDQVDEYVANALSPSKVLEVHVFEEEKMARVIVPDYQLSLAIGIKGQNARLAAKLTGWKIDIKSESQAEQEFGREKDSSSEMHQDSVSVD, from the coding sequence ATGAGTATGGATTTTATTGAAGCAATGAATGAATTGGAACGGGAAAAAGGGATCAGCAAGGATGTGCTATTTGAAGCGATCGAGGCTGCACTAATTTCCAGCTACAAGCGGAATTTCAACACGGCCCAGAATGTGCGTGTTGACATGAACCGTAATACGGGAGTTATTCGGGTGTATGCCCGTAAATTGATCGTGGAAGAAGTCCTGGATTCACGTACCGAAATTTCATTGCCTGCTGCACGAGAAATCAACCCACACTTCCAGCTGGAAGATATTGCGGAGATTGAAGTTACGCCGCGTGATTTCGGACGTATCGCCGCACAGACTGCCAAACAGGTAGTGACCCAGCGGATTCGTGAAGCCGAACGCGGCCTGATCTACAACGCTTTCGTAGATAAGGAAGAAGATATCGTTACGGGAGTGGTGCAGCGTCAGGATTTGCGCAATATCTACATCGATCTGGGCAAAATCGAAGCGGCTTTACCGCTAACCGAATTGATGCCGAACGAGAAGTTTGTTCATGGTGACCGTATTAAGGCGTATATCACCAAGGTCGAGAATACGACCAAAGGGCCGCAAATCATTTTGTCCCGTACCCATCCGGGGCTCTTGAAACGTCTCTTTGAACTGGAAGTGCCTGAGATCTTTGACGGTGTAGTTGAAATTCGCTCCGTCGCTCGCGAAGCAGGGTTCCGCTCCAAGATTGCCGTACACTCCCGCAACGAGGAAGTTGATCCAGTTGGATCATGTGTAGGTCCTAAGGGAATGCGCGTGCAGACCATTGTGGGTGAGCTGCGCGGTGAAAAAATCGACATCGTTCGTTTCTCCGATCAGGTAGACGAATATGTGGCTAATGCACTGAGTCCTTCCAAAGTATTGGAAGTTCATGTATTTGAGGAAGAAAAGATGGCTCGGGTTATCGTTCCGGACTATCAACTTTCGCTCGCTATTGGTATTAAAGGCCAAAATGCAAGATTGGCAGCCAAATTAACCGGCTGGAAAATCGACATTAAGAGCGAGAGCCAGGCGGAACAGGAATTCGGCAGAGAAAAAGATTCTTCTTCTGAAATGCATCAGGATTCCGTCTCCGTCGACTAA
- a CDS encoding bifunctional oligoribonuclease/PAP phosphatase NrnA, whose amino-acid sequence MHTYEQALQAGKQFLLEHDDYLVVSHVQPDGDAVSSTVTVGWLLSCLGKTFTMINEGEIPQRMQFLWEAGNIVNMTEQPPQRKYKAVICVDCADFARVGLTRHYFEEDAVILNIDHHPTNDAYGTVNIIKSDAAATAEILFDFLNLFQVAWDKDVATAVYTGLLTDTGGFRYANTSPNVMTTASRLLEHGVDGPYLAQTLLEQVTLPQVRILNQALSSLKMTDDGKIAWVVITPDDMVACGAANEDLEGVVNYPRNIQGVEVGIFFKVINENAVKVSLRSAGKIDVAALAQTFGGGGHVLAAGCRLEGRLEDIVAKVLKQVNSQW is encoded by the coding sequence ATGCACACTTATGAACAGGCGCTCCAGGCCGGAAAGCAATTTCTGCTGGAGCATGATGATTACCTGGTCGTGTCGCATGTACAGCCGGACGGTGACGCAGTCAGCTCGACGGTAACGGTGGGCTGGCTGCTGTCATGTCTGGGTAAGACATTCACGATGATTAATGAAGGCGAAATTCCACAACGCATGCAATTTTTGTGGGAAGCCGGCAACATTGTGAACATGACCGAACAACCACCGCAGCGAAAATATAAAGCTGTTATCTGTGTGGATTGTGCAGACTTTGCCAGAGTAGGCTTGACGCGTCATTATTTCGAAGAAGATGCTGTGATTTTGAATATTGATCATCATCCTACGAATGATGCTTACGGTACAGTCAACATCATTAAGTCAGATGCTGCTGCAACGGCTGAAATTTTGTTCGATTTTCTTAACCTGTTCCAAGTAGCATGGGACAAAGATGTTGCAACGGCAGTCTATACAGGATTGCTTACGGACACAGGTGGGTTTCGCTATGCCAATACGAGTCCAAATGTAATGACAACGGCCTCCAGATTGCTTGAACATGGCGTGGATGGACCCTATCTCGCCCAGACTTTGTTGGAGCAGGTGACTCTTCCACAAGTTCGGATTTTGAATCAAGCACTATCAAGCCTGAAGATGACAGATGATGGCAAGATAGCCTGGGTTGTTATAACACCAGATGATATGGTCGCGTGTGGAGCAGCTAATGAAGATCTTGAAGGGGTAGTGAACTATCCGCGCAACATTCAGGGCGTGGAGGTTGGTATCTTTTTCAAAGTCATCAACGAGAATGCCGTCAAGGTTTCTCTGCGTTCGGCTGGCAAGATTGATGTTGCTGCATTAGCACAGACCTTTGGCGGAGGCGGGCATGTACTCGCAGCCGGATGTCGTCTGGAAGGCAGACTTGAAGATATTGTAGCAAAAGTACTGAAGCAGGTGAATTCACAATGGTAA
- a CDS encoding ribosomal L7Ae/L30e/S12e/Gadd45 family protein yields MTNIKTLSYLGLSMRAGKLVTGEEIVLKAIRSSEAKMVIVAGDASANTQKKFRDKCGTYKVPLLIGFDRDSLGSSIGKDTRVVLAVTDRGFAKMISKQVGIMSEVEYIE; encoded by the coding sequence ATGACTAATATTAAAACGCTGTCTTATCTGGGACTTTCTATGCGTGCAGGTAAACTTGTAACAGGTGAAGAAATTGTACTTAAAGCGATCCGTTCTTCCGAGGCTAAAATGGTTATTGTTGCGGGTGACGCCTCAGCCAATACACAAAAGAAATTTCGCGATAAATGTGGAACGTATAAGGTTCCTCTGTTGATCGGATTTGACCGGGATAGTCTAGGTTCAAGTATCGGTAAAGACACGCGTGTTGTTCTTGCAGTAACGGATCGAGGGTTTGCAAAAATGATCTCCAAGCAAGTCGGTATAATGTCGGAGGTGGAGTATATTGAGTAA